The Calditrichota bacterium genomic sequence CAAATGAATGGCGAAGGCGAGCCCGGCCGGACCCGCCCCTACGACGAGGATGTCAAGATCAAGCGTGTCGCGTGTGAAAGGGGGCATGGGCTATTTTGTGAGTCGTTGAACGGCGAAGACAATCATACGATTTTGACCTGGCAAATTGTCTTGCAAGTAATCTGCCGGCAGCCGATTGGATTACCACATCATATAATGGAGCCCTGCCGCGGGCACGGGCAACAGTTTCCGGTCAAAGTAGGTCAGTGGAACTTCGACCGAGCCCCAAAGCCGTTCCATAGTAAGGGCTCTAATTGACAGCCCGGGACCGACGCCGACAGCCCAATGGAAGTCGCCATACTTCCATTTGCTCTCATAGATTAGGTCGGTTGCGGAGTGCGAAAAGAACTCGCCCTTGGTCTGCAAGAATGACACCCCGGCCAGAAGATAGATCGCTGTCAACCGGGTGCGCGACAAGGGGTAAAGCGCCGCTATCGATGCCTTGAGGTAATAGTCTTCTTCCAATAGCACTGCCGTTGCGCCGATCTGGTAGCCCCAGCCGGTCGGCGCGAGTCGGCGGTAACTGAAGCCGTTGCTGTGGGGAATACCAAATTCGAGCCCGATGCCGCGGGTCTCAAGTTCGCCTTCCTCTTCCTCCCAGGTGATGTGCTTCACCATCAGGATAGTCCCATCCGGGCGCGATTCGCCCTGCTGGCCGGAACCTATGAATGACACTTCTCCAGAACGTCTGTTGATCAACTCCACCAGACCGCTCGCAGTGATCACCTTGGTTGTCCCGTCGTTGAAGACGACGACCCAAAACTCGGTGCCCTTGATAGTCGCGACCGACGTCGGGGTGAGGACTTCGATGGTGCCGAGTTGTTCGCCGACCCGGACGAAGATCCTGCCGATGCCAAGCAACACCTGGGTCAGGATTCCGCCCTCATCACCCTCCTTCGCGTCGAGCGTCACCGTCGTCCGGGGTG encodes the following:
- a CDS encoding FecR domain-containing protein, with product MCRLFVADTIQVHHLKPPITLLLGIILSCAACPDAFALPPAVLAQLLKVEGLVLIKRAGDTAFVPVNGAETLASGDQVQTSDSASLVMVFLEDKSLLKLTPRTTVTLDAKEGDEGGILTQVLLGIGRIFVRVGEQLGTIEVLTPTSVATIKGTEFWVVVFNDGTTKVITASGLVELINRRSGEVSFIGSGQQGESRPDGTILMVKHITWEEEEGELETRGIGLEFGIPHSNGFSYRRLAPTGWGYQIGATAVLLEEDYYLKASIAALYPLSRTRLTAIYLLAGVSFLQTKGEFFSHSATDLIYESKWKYGDFHWAVGVGPGLSIRALTMERLWGSVEVPLTYFDRKLLPVPAAGLHYMMW